The window tcattaaaagtttaaaaactgCTCCAAACGGCTTGTTCATCTCCATTTTGACCATTTGTTTAActttggttttcatttgtttaatgttagttttactttttattctttattcttatCAATGCTGTTGTTGgtggtagtagtagtagtagtagtacatGGGGGGTACTAGCAATGGGgaagtaaaataataaataatccaATGCATCATAATAACCACTTGACTGACAGTCATGTAGACATCCTCAATGTCAAACATCAGCAACAATGTCTCCTCAGGCTGGTTGCATAGACAAATATCTCCAGAGAGACaagattttgattttgtttttgatttctttagCTTGTTTTCAAATACACAATATCGTTTCTGGTAGTTTTTAGTTCTCTAAAAACTTGTTTTAGTTAGTTATGATAACCTTTGTTCATAACACCAGTTATGTGGACAGGATCTAGAGACAATATCGCCACAAATGACATCACTTGCAGTTAAACATTAATCCATTATGATAGAAAAGTCAAACAATAATTTCAaactcataaaaaaaacaacagctgcaaaactgtgaggCCAAAATTTACAACCTTGGCCAATATGGATAAGAGACACCAGGCACAATTAGTTTTGTTAACCTTACCACACTTTTAGCAATGAGCCAGAGGCACTGACATTACTGAACCAGCTCTACAAACTCTATTCTCGAAATTGTGGCAACATAAAATggtatcttttgtttttgttgtagtCATACTAGATAATTCAGTGAGTGTCTTATGCTTGGCAATTTTCAAAAATATCTATAATATCTCGATATTAGCTGAAATATCTGTGATTATCTGTCAAGAACTGGGTATAAACTTTGTGTTTCACTAATGTACATTCAACACAGATAACTCCAGTAAGAAACAAACAGCTGCATCAAGAAGTCCctgttcaccttacatgcacgCTGACAAATTTCAATACAAACTAGGGAAAGATGCTCTCAGACCAGACTCACCACACTCTTGACTCAACAGATATCACAGTCTAGGATCACAGTCAAGACGCAGGTAAATTTGAAAGATTTGAGAAATGTAGGAAATGTAAAGGAATGCAGATTACCTGTCTGCCATCAGTGCCTATCCCCTCTGTCTGTTTTTGCCATTGAGGGTCATAGGTCATACTGACAGACTGGCCAGGTATCAGACAGAAGATCAGAGAGAGGAGGGCAGGAGCAGCAGGCTGAGAGATGAAGAGACCCCAGATAAAGACAAGAAGAACAAGTCGGAGAGGTTagcagaaaaaaagggaaaaaaggaaagagaatCTGGCTAAAAGTGATAAAAGTGTCTGGAAACAGAAATGGGAAATAAAGTGGGATGCATATGGACGCATACCTgaaggagaggagagaaaactGTATAAACTTCAGTTTACCTCTCGGTCCTCTTTGGACACAGGCTGAATGGAAACTGAGgaaacttctttttttgcaggtgaGAGTGGAAATGCACCGCTGGCGCTCTTGTTCCGGATGTGCGTTTTGTACGATCCCCTGGTACCCGAAGATTGCAGCTGTGGATGCAGCTGGCGGTTTGGTGAAGAAGGTGTGGACGTCAACACCAGAGTCTTGAGTGCCGTCACTTCTGCTTGCAGAACATCAATCTGAAAGCCAGACacaaaaaaatttaatattGATAATTTGGGGCTATTTTGTGACTactatgtgaaaaaaaaatgttctgattcagaaaatgtttctgttcttcactgtttaaattttttttttttttaagaaacttCACACACTTTCCCCTGAGCCTCCTTGAGCTGTTTCTCTGAAGCTGCTTGTTTCACGTTAGCGTCACGCACCATCTTGTGAGCCTCCTGTTGAAAAGTAAATTGAGACTAATTAAAATTTTACGTTCAAACCTCAGCAGCTAGACAAAGACAGTGACTAACTGGTCAACACAGCAGAACATGTAAGGAAAAATATGCGGTGCCCTTCGTGGCATTAAAAAGCTACTTTTGGTAAGAAATGTGCTGGCAATTTTGCGACTGAAAGGTATTTTCTGCAGCTGGCCTAATCTGCGCTGCACTTAGCAGACTTCTGTTCACTATTAAAATGAGCTCGCTGCATCTTTGTTTATACATTGATGCGTTTGTAGTAGCTAAACCTCAGAGCTAATTTAGAACAAACTTGGTAAATCTGGCTCTTAACAAAGAGATGGACTCCTCCAGAGTCAGTGGGCAGcaaaatcaaaaataataagaaaaaaaattatttcaaagCAATTACAATGTTGCTTAAAAATCACATCAACctgaaatttttatttatataaaggAAGTGATGGTTCTGTAGAAATGCAAACTGCTGATTTAAGGACTTTTGTGGCATAGCGCCAACCACCTTCTTCGTCACCAGCTGTCAAAATTACAGTGCACTCAGCAGAGAGCGATGATTACTGCTGACCTCAAACAGACTGGCTGTCAGCTCCTCTAGCTCCTGCTCCAGCTGATTCCTAACTTGCGACAGACGCTCGCACTCCTTGTCCTTTAGTTTCAGTTCCTGAGATGTGCAGGGGAAAAGGACACAACCACATTTAAAACAGAGAAGAACATTTGCATTGTCAGCGCCTTGTTTTCCTGGTCACACTatcttttgtttctctgtgtgtgcgcaACCACAAAGTAGGTTACTATACCTTCTTTGCAGCATCCAGCTGTTCCCTGAGGATTTCTGACCCTTTTTCCCTGATCTCCAGGGAGGAGCTGCGAAGCCGGGAGAGCTGGCCATGGCCTCGGATTGAGGTGGGCCCGACCTGGCCTCCTCCCTCCATTCTGGTCTCTGGCTCTGGATCCAGATCTACCAACCTTCACAAGACCATAAAAATATAtcttgtaataaaaataaataaatatataaaaataaaatcaatccTGTACTTAACTACATCCTAATGAGGTTTACAATTTGGAGGTTTCAGCTTGTGCTTCTCTTAATTCTACTAACAGGTCTCTAATGGCTGGTATGCCCTGTTTACAAAAATACAACCAGAgcattttcacatttcaaacccaGAGGATTCCccaatttaaaaacataaaaataaaatgaaaagtagCTTGACAAAAAAAGGATCACAAGATCAAATGTTGGCCTTCGGCATTAGTATATTAATGCTTTTCAGGTAATAGTTTAGATCACAACACTGGATGCTGACACAACTTGCATTTAGGCTTGGCTAAGTGTACAATCTGATTACTTAACACATCATGTTGGTAGTAAGTGTGTAGATTTTACAGTAATTTAAAAGACTAAAATTAACACCAACGataaataaactaaacacctacaagaaataaaaagtaaactgaaacTAGAACCACCTTTTAAAACTACactataaaatgtaaacaaaagctAAAAATGTAGAAAACCAAAGaatagttaaaagaaaaaacaccaaacCATAACAACCTTAGAGCCAGTGTGATTACTTACAAAACCCTGAGATTCATTTCTATTTACTTTTCCAGTTTTAACATGTCAACACAATCTAACAACAATAGCCTTACAACAGTGCGCTCACTGCAAGACCCCGGGGTGGACCTCGCACCACAGCTTGGAAACCTCTGATACAGCATTAAAAATCGCGACATTTGAATTTAAAGGAAGCTTAAGTTATTTTTATCCCCAAGTTGCAGATAAATCGGTCCATAAAGCAGTTAAATAATCAGCAGACCTTGAGCTAACTAGCTAGTTAGCTTACActtccaactttttttttttttttttactacggAGAGGTCCCTCGTCAGTATCCGCCCTTACCCTCTCTGTCAGTGTCCGGGACAGCAGATAAACCTCCCAGCCCGTCTGCGTATTTGTCAGCTGCTCCCCTCCAGTTtccctgagctgctgctgcttttaagTTAAGAAATATTGCATAGAGCGAGCTAATGTCCGAGCGAGTTTCAGTGAAACTAATCCCAGTCGTTTTAAATCACAGCTGAGGAATGCGGACGCCTGCGCAGACGATCAACcgcccagcagcagcagcagtttcaGTCAGAAACAAGACGAAAATCAAGAGTAATGCCAGCTCTGGTTTGCACTTCCCAGAAATAACACTCActtctttcttctcctttttttttttttttttgctaagacAGGAAAATGAGTGTATCTCCTTTttcctgcctcctcctcctccttcttctttctTCGTCGCTCTCACAAGTCACATGATGACATCCACCCGACTGCCCAACCGGCACGTCCTGTACGTGGACCAACAAGGTGTCACGGGTCTACCTGCTTAGGTGTATGCTTTTTGCGTGACCAGAGACAACCGATTGCAGAGTCACTCCATGGAAAATCAGTGAGTTCCCCCTCTCTGATCCCCCAATATCagctgatatttttttattttattttgtagtaACTTTATCATACTTAATGGAACCatacaaattatttttcttCACTGGGTAAAAGCCACCCAGGGTACAGGCCCTCTGAATACATATTGATGGGTGGTTACGAATTAGGCATAAGATAGGCATTACATACATTTTATGTCTCACACTTCAAAGGTGCCAAATTTCTCATGTACTTTCATGTACTGCTACTACTTTACTCTAACCTTAACCCAACGTCGAGAAGATTGAGATCCCTCAGCTCCAACCAGAAATGAAGTAAGAGGCCTAAAATCCAGCTTTTGTGAGTGCAATGTAGCACAGAGTGACAGAGCCTTATGTACTTACTTACCGTGTTTATATTAAGTGTTGAAATCTCTTATATTCAAGGATGATAAAACATAATGTGCGTTAGTTGCATTTATCTTTTTtgtaatgaaaattaaaaatagtaAGTTActacaaattgttttttcatttagtagAACTTGATTTTTCTGAGTGtgcaatactaattgtttacccaCTGAAGAAACATTTCGAGTTATTCTTAGTACTGTGTACTGGCAATGAATAAGATGTCCTAACATAgttatctttttcttcttttttttttcagtccacATGTTTGCATACTTTTTAAGTTCCTGGAACTAATTAGGTTGTACAgggtactcaaaataaataagatgcCCTAACTTAGTTATCTTAAGTAAGCTTAGCTTTTTTGAGGCAACAAGTTTGCATACTTTTTTtaagttctgggaactaatttgattttacagtgtatgtgCTTTTGCTGGTAGTTACTCCTGCTGTAATCAAATCAGAAGTTTAATCAAAAGATAATTAAGAAtcaataaagttgaataaaaatataattttaatgtgTAAAcctttaagccctgtgtgtgaGGAAAGTGTAGCaggcagaaagacagagaaatagaaaggtttttgattttattatgCATGAACAATCAGAAGATTTGCTCTGCTCACTGCCACGATCTTGGATTGGGGCAGTGAGGGCATTCTCCCCTTAGCCATGCAGGATGGCTGAGGGGAGAGTTCATCTACatgttctctctctcctccaataAAATGTCATCAAACCTGGCAATAGGTATTTAGCAACAGGTTAGATTagataattttacattttttacttttctttgaactttaaaacattttgattattattattaaccagTTGAGCTGTTTGCTTTGCCCTTGCTAAAATGCTTAGTAAAGTATCCTATCTGCTAAAGTTAAAACTgtttacattccttttttggattcttttttaatgtaaagatAAAACTTGAGTATGAGTATTAACATTCACTTTTGTGAGGGTTATAGTATATAATAGGTTATTCTAGCCTTTAATCAGAGACTCGGACGCTTTGAATGGATTGCCCGTCCAGACTTCTGTACAGAGATGACAGGGATCATAACACTAAAACTCAGAAAGTTTTTGATTTGAAGGTAAATATGTTAAACAGTATGTTAAGTTAAAAGTTAAATATGAAGCCAAAGTTAGTTTGCAGTCTTATCTGCAAACGTGCTGAACTTATTGTACCAAAAAGGTGGTGAGATTTTATCCCCTATGGTTGCCTCCAGGGTCCCTGAACTTTAATGTTCATCATGGTTTTATATTCATATGAAATATGGTCAGCGCCAATAATCtaagtttaaattttaaatatatacatatatatatacacatatatatacatatatatatatatatacacacatatatatatacacacatatatatatacacacatatatatacacacatatatacacacatatatatacacatatatatatacacatatatatatatatatatatatatatacatatacatatatatatatatatatatacatatacatatatatatatacatatacatatatatatatatatatatatatatatacatatacatatatatatatatatacatatacatatacatatatatatatatatatatatacatatacatatatatatatatatatatatatatacatatacatatatatatatatatatatatatatatacatatacatatatatatatatatatatatatatacatatacatatatatatatatatatatatatacatatatatatatatatatatatatatacatatacatatatatatatatatatatatatatacatatacatatatatatatatatatatatatacatatacatatatatatatatatatatatatatacatatacatatatatatgtatgtatatatatatacatatacatatatatatgtatgtatatatatatatatatatacatatatatatgtatgtatatatatatatatatatatatatatgtatgtatatatatatatatatatatatatatatatatatacatatatatatatatatatatatatacacacatatatatatatatatatatatatacacacatatatatatatatatatatatatatgtgtgtatatatatatatatatatatatatgtgtgtatatatatatatatatatatatatgtgtgtatatatatatatatatatatatatatatgtgtatatatatatatatatatatatatgtgtgtatatatatatatatatatatatatgtgtgtatatatatatatatatatatgtgtgtatatatatatatatatatatatatatgtgtgtatatatatatatatatatatatatatgtgtgtatatatatatatatatatatatatatatatgtgtgtatatatatatatatatatatatatatatatatatatatatatatatatatatatatatatatatatatatatatatatatatatatatatatatatatatatatatatacacacatatatatatatatatatatatatatatatatatacacacatatatatatatatatatatatatatatatatatatatatatatacacacatatatatatatatatatatatatatatatatatatatatatatatatatatatatatatatatatatatatatatatatatatatatatatatatatatatatatatatatatacatatatatatatactacttTCAAGTTTTTCTATgagataaagaaatgctgctgcagTAAATTACAGACatctgtcagcatgactcttTTGGGTgtaaattgtaagaaataaatgtgtaaaattacagaaaaagttctggcatctcattgcccagactgtcctgtaagtatatatatatatatatatatatatatatatatatatatatatatatatatatatatatatatatatatatatatatatatatatatatatatatatatatatatatatatatatatatatgtgtatatatatatatatatatatatatatatatatatatatatatatatatatatatatatatatatgtgtatatatatatatatatatgtgtatatatatgtgtatatatatatatatatatatatatatatatatatatgtgtgtatatatatatatatatgtgtgtatatatatatatatatatatatgtgtgtatatatatatatatatatatatatatgtgtgtatatatatatatatatatatatatatgtgtgtatatatatatatatatatatatatgtgtgtatatatatatatatatatatatatgtgtgtatatatatatatgtgtgtgtatatatatatatatgtgtgtatatatatatatgtgtgtatatatatatatgtgtgtatatatatatatgtgtgtatatatatatatatgtgtgtatatatatatatgtgtgtatatatatatatgtgtgtatatatatatatgtgtgtatatatatatatatatatatatatatatatatatgtgtatatatatatatatttattttttactgaggGCCCACtgttaaacaaaaaagaaatttctTGAGTAGTTTCtggaaaaaacaggaactttgcTGTCACTGAATTGTTTAtcttacttaattactttggtgtagtatgaatggccatGGTGGAGGTCTTTATCATTAGGCAAAACTATAAAACTTACAGTTAAAAGTTTAGGATTATTTCttccttcacattttctaaagcCATCCAGTTGGCCGGATTGGAGTCTTTAACTGGCCGATTCTGACACCTGGACCTTGTTTTTGACACTCCTACTATAGATGGTGTAAAAGAAGGATGTGGATCTGACTTTAAAACCAAGAAGGAAGCCCACTTGTTGGGTAATGACATTTAATTGACGAGTCTTTAGCCAATGAGCATTCTTAGACAACCTCCTGACTCTAAGCCTAATCATTTCAATATGTCCTAAAACTACAGAGCAAGGTTTTTTGCAACCAGATGAGTCGCCtcctgctggccattaaaaGGAATGCACAAATCAGTAGATGTAAGACCAGTGTGATAAGGGTGGGGAGAAATCATGTCCAGGAACATTAATTAATAGATCACAATTTCACACAAGGCTGTGAGACTGTGTTGGTTTACGtgaagcagccaatcagaagagagGACAGGGAGCTACAATAGTTTCCTTCAGGGGATGAACTTGGGTACTCCAAGGtccagtttttctttaaaattttttATGTCCTGTCAGTGAATTTGTCAGTAGGAAAGAATTAGGCATACTGCTGACTGCAGGGTTTAAGACGCTAAAACTCGCAGCGTTCTGTGCGGATTACGTTTCAAGCATTTATCCTCCATCTCAGGCCAACACCGGCACGTTTTCCAACTTTTGCATGATCGCTGAACACCagaattatttttcatttacaaaACATGCCTAAGAAAATACCGATCACTGCTGGAGTTAcattaaaactaaacacagacCTTTGTTTGCACTTTTGCATATCTGACTCGGTCACCTTGTTACAGGTGCACGCGCCGACAATCACAGACTTCACACCGAGCAGGACTTGTGACAAAGCAATGTGCTACTTTTAGATACATTTTGCACCAGAGTTcaaaaaactgaatattttaagCAAATCACACAAGATAATCATTGAGTTAATGTGCAGAATTACACAACTATCACTGGAGGATTTGGACAAAGGGAAGATAAATATGTGCATGAATCTTTATATATGAGCAGCAACTGTCACgtgttatgttaaaaaaatgtgttttatcagtTTATCCAGTGCTTCAAGATTTTAACACTTACTGTCCAACAACACAGCCTTCCTCCTCGGTGACCTTGCTGGACTTGTGCCTGACAGTAGACACATTTTGTGTGCCAAAGAAGACTGCAGAGGAGTATACTGCAATCCCAGATATCCCCGCCTTGAGGACTTCATATCCCGGGCTCGATGAAGTTGAAGGTGGAGAAGAGGAAATCTGGACGCTGTGAATTCCCTCAAAAGCATCCATAATTTATCTCTCAGGCTGTGCAGAGATTCATCAAATGCTGTTAGATAGCTCCTGGGACAATTTAGTTTGTAGAAGGATGACTCTGACGTGTGTGGGTATTAAGCCCCTAAGATGCAGAAAACACAGAGTTACATACTGCAACTTAAAATCAGTGCAACTAACTTCAAGATCTTTTCCCCTTTCTGAAtaccacatttttcttttctttgcaggCTGATTGTGCTGAGTCTGTTAAACTGCACTTGTGAGATgaattaagaagaaaaaaatggagagGATATACTCACCAGAAATAAGTAAAACTGATTCACAGACGTTGCCAGTGCAGAAGAAAATCTGCCAAAAGCAGCAGAAACCAAACGCCCTGCACTTCACCCTGCTGTTGGTCCTCCTGGTTATACAGGAAGGGTTAATCACTAACACACTCTGACCAGTAGCGATTCAGCTGTATGCATTTTTTCCAGCAGAGGGGGGTCACACACGTTCTCACCTGACCAGGAGTTTGCCATGATGAAGTCCTGCTAcaaatgggaaaaaaacagcaaaggtGAACTGACATTGAAACACTAGAACACTAGCTCAGAGGTGTGTACCTAATGTAAGAAGATGTATGAAAAGTGTTAAATTACAAAAAGTCGAAGTGGGCTGAGATTTGGTTCACAGAGTCATATTTCCAACCTAAACCCACACACTCAGCATTTATACTTGTAACCAGCCTATTTGTGGCAGTGTGGGTTCTCTGCTGCCCTCAGATTTGCTCAGATTAACAGGAGCTGGCCTCACAATGCAGCTTTGTTGGAGAAACAGATTAACACATCAAGTGACCGGAGGTGTAGGAGGCCCTCGCTCgctttttctttcctgcttTGCTTTCTCCAACATTCTCCCTGGACGCTGCCACCGCACATCTTGAACCGCAGAGAGCATGATGGCCATTTTCGTTTTCGTTAAGTAAGTCTGCGCATATCACCTCTCTCACAACCTTGAAATCCGAATCGCATCACATTTCAAGGTGTCTTTTTCCAATCAAATTAAATGAGGACTACAAATCAACCCATCTGAGCTGCTTGGTTTAACTCTGTCCTTTCAGATCTGTCACCACACTGGTCTTAAGGGGCTGATCGCCGAACCTGAGCTCAGACGAAGCACGGAGGACAACACCACGCTGGTTTCCTTCATGTCAGGCCACCGTCAGCCAGCACGTTGGCCAACAAGCAGCAGCAGCGATGACAGTGACGTACTCCCGCCGAGTTGCTGATGCAGGTTTGGGGACCTTTTTTCACCTTCTCCTGCGATGGAAGGGCAGCATCTACAAACTGCTCTACAGGGAGCTTACCATCTTCACTCTGCTCTACTACTTCTTCAGTGTTGTTTACAGGTAGGAAACTCACATTACAGCGGGACGAGTTTTGCTCTTATGATgacacttttctgtttttaagagtTTTGGTCCCAAAACTGGGATTTATGAGTCATCTTTTAGGCCTCAGTTGTATTAGGAACATAATTaactttaaatgtaattttactttaaagcttaaaaaaaactaGCACTCATAAATTATTTAGACTACCACTCCAATGTAAGGTTTATGCCACTTATGCTCTATATTTAACAGTATTGGTAATAACTAAAGTCAATTTCTGTAATGGTTTATGGCtctttaaccctttattgaccatgggcccaccggcgggcccattttacaggtaaatttgaagggctggtcaataaagggttaatcaAAGTGATATTTGTATTGCTAAAATATGATTGTTGTTGTtaagcagaaagaaaaatattgtaaagcacattattattattattattattaacttaCATTCCTGAACAAAGAGTTTAGATTTAGTGGTCGGATGTTATGCTTGACTTCTCAGACAGCTCCAGTGTGCCAGCTCAAATTTGCATATAAAACCATGAATTATATATTGCCCcagtaaacacagtttttagttttaaagaa is drawn from Pelmatolapia mariae isolate MD_Pm_ZW linkage group LG7, Pm_UMD_F_2, whole genome shotgun sequence and contains these coding sequences:
- the rab3il1 gene encoding guanine nucleotide exchange factor for Rab-3A isoform X1 gives rise to the protein MDAFEGIHSVQISSSPPSTSSSPGYEVLKAGISGIAVYSSAVFFGTQNVSTVRHKSSKVTEEEGCVVGQLVDLDPEPETRMEGGGQVGPTSIRGHGQLSRLRSSSLEIREKGSEILREQLDAAKKELKLKDKECERLSQVRNQLEQELEELTASLFEEAHKMVRDANVKQAASEKQLKEAQGKIDVLQAEVTALKTLVLTSTPSSPNRQLHPQLQSSGTRGSYKTHIRNKSASGAFPLSPAKKEVSSVSIQPVSKEDREPAAPALLSLIFCLIPGQSVSMTYDPQWQKQTEGIGTDGRQMDSILFAEFLMWKERPSLDRSSAFLSRIYREDIGPCLSFTRSELSQLVQSAVENNSLTIEPVAMSAVPMVKASAIECGGPNGFRAAVETKCALSGLSRLCKHRIKLGDKESYYYISPSSRARITAVCNFFTYIRYIQQGLVRHDAEQMFWEIMRLRREMNVAKLGFYLTDQG
- the rab3il1 gene encoding guanine nucleotide exchange factor for Rab-3A isoform X2, with the translated sequence MDAFEGIHSVQISSSPPSTSSSPGYEVLKAGISGIAVYSSAVFFGTQNVSTVRHKSSKVTEEEGCVVGQLVDLDPEPETRMEGGGQVGPTSIRGHGQLSRLRSSSLEIREKGSEILREQLDAAKKELKLKDKECERLSQVRNQLEQELEELTASLFEEAHKMVRDANVKQAASEKQLKEAQGKIDVLQAEVTALKTLVLTSTPSSPNRQLHPQLQSSGTRGSYKTHIRNKSASGAFPLSPAKKEVSSVSIQPVSKEDREPAAPALLSLIFCLIPGQSVSMTYDPQWQKQTEGIGTDGRQMDSILFAEFLMWKERPSLDRSSAFLSRIYREDIGPCLSFTRSELSQLVQSAVENNSLTIEPVAMSAVPMVKASAIECGGPKKCALSGLSRLCKHRIKLGDKESYYYISPSSRARITAVCNFFTYIRYIQQGLVRHDAEQMFWEIMRLRREMNVAKLGFYLTDQG
- the rab3il1 gene encoding guanine nucleotide exchange factor for Rab-3A isoform X5: MEGGGQVGPTSIRGHGQLSRLRSSSLEIREKGSEILREQLDAAKKELKLKDKECERLSQVRNQLEQELEELTASLFEEAHKMVRDANVKQAASEKQLKEAQGKIDVLQAEVTALKTLVLTSTPSSPNRQLHPQLQSSGTRGSYKTHIRNKSASGAFPLSPAKKEVSSVSIQPVSKEDREPAAPALLSLIFCLIPGQSVSMTYDPQWQKQTEGIGTDGRQMDSILFAEFLMWKERPSLDRSSAFLSRIYREDIGPCLSFTRSELSQLVQSAVENNSLTIEPVAMSAVPMVKASAIECGGPNGFRAAVETKCALSGLSRLCKHRIKLGDKESYYYISPSSRARITAVCNFFTYIRYIQQGLVRHDAEQMFWEIMRLRREMNVAKLGFYLTDQG
- the rab3il1 gene encoding guanine nucleotide exchange factor for Rab-3A isoform X4, whose translation is MDAFEGIHSVQISSSPPSTSSSPGYEVLKAGISGIAVYSSAVFFGTQNVSTVRHKSSKVTEEEGCVVGQLVDLDPEPETRMEGGGQVGPTSIRGHGQLSRLRSSSLEIREKGSEILREQLDAAKKELKLKDKECERLSQVRNQLEQELEELTASLFEEAHKMVRDANVKQAASEKQLKEAQGKIDVLQAEVTALKTLVLTSTPSSPNRQLHPQLQSSGTRGSYKTHIRNKSASGAFPLSPAKKEVSSVSIQPVSKEDREMDSILFAEFLMWKERPSLDRSSAFLSRIYREDIGPCLSFTRSELSQLVQSAVENNSLTIEPVAMSAVPMVKASAIECGGPKKCALSGLSRLCKHRIKLGDKESYYYISPSSRARITAVCNFFTYIRYIQQGLVRHDAEQMFWEIMRLRREMNVAKLGFYLTDQG
- the rab3il1 gene encoding guanine nucleotide exchange factor for Rab-3A isoform X3, with protein sequence MDAFEGIHSVQISSSPPSTSSSPGYEVLKAGISGIAVYSSAVFFGTQNVSTVRHKSSKVTEEEGCVVGQLVDLDPEPETRMEGGGQVGPTSIRGHGQLSRLRSSSLEIREKGSEILREQLDAAKKELKLKDKECERLSQVRNQLEQELEELTASLFEEAHKMVRDANVKQAASEKQLKEAQGKIDVLQAEVTALKTLVLTSTPSSPNRQLHPQLQSSGTRGSYKTHIRNKSASGAFPLSPAKKEVSSVSIQPVSKEDREMDSILFAEFLMWKERPSLDRSSAFLSRIYREDIGPCLSFTRSELSQLVQSAVENNSLTIEPVAMSAVPMVKASAIECGGPNGFRAAVETKCALSGLSRLCKHRIKLGDKESYYYISPSSRARITAVCNFFTYIRYIQQGLVRHDAEQMFWEIMRLRREMNVAKLGFYLTDQG